The genomic DNA ACCGTGGGCGTCCGCTGGCGCTTGCGCGAACGCACCGCCCCGCTGAAGTCCACCGATTCCTCACCCCGCACGTGACGGAAAAAGAACAACAACGCATTGAATGCCTGATCCTGCGCACTGGGTGCCAGTTCGCGCTCTTCCGCCAAGTAACTCAAAAAAAACGCACCACTTCCCGTGGCGAAACTGTCAATGCATCCTGG from Cerasicoccus sp. TK19100 includes the following:
- a CDS encoding phage integrase N-terminal SAM-like domain-containing protein, encoding PGCIDSFATGSGAFFLSYLAEERELAPSAQDQAFNALLFFFRHVRGEESVDFSGAVRSRKRQRTPTVLSVQETERLLSALSGVFGLMAACSMGPVCGRQS